The following are from one region of the Candidatus Acidulodesulfobacterium ferriphilum genome:
- a CDS encoding heavy metal translocating P-type ATPase, with protein MFDFINKIKDKAKPSHCDFCGAKIVKRPVTAEVKTPPYMLNFCCYGCKIGYLTLGKSESSISNLIINDLALPGQMPVFQKERERQTQIRRGQPAGSAEPTTAYTVTRGKNDERQISFGIKGITCSSCIPVIEKALELQDNIESAKINPVTHSVTLNTGQGGADLKAVKNILKKLGYGVSEYDNSYDNLKEESYSLLARFAFGVFMSMNIMVFSLLLYSDYFLRLKNEIINYSHIILWTFTTAIVLVVGYPIFKSAYKKLIALAYNSDTLISMGVLSAYIYSSFITFGLYKKSSGVFFDTAAMILILITFGKFLEASAKKSSVSGLHNLINLRPDFATILIDGEEKEVDIGNIKKDDIVFVKQGGLVPADGILISEYAVIDESMYNGETLPVNKKNNENLISGSINKGKDIKIKASTGAYGSYLFKIIRFAERAYNLKTEPLRYVDNIAKIFVPAIIAVAVLTFAIYYFLTKNFDASLVRFISVLVVACPCAFGLAAPLVITNGISRAQKDKILVNGAETLELFTNADTFIFDKTGTLTEGLPEIKEIVPLNSTKGKITGLIQVASLIERNIDDRIAEAFKRKAENAEKIDADDISGIKFKIGYGVSAKYLNDEVLLGNPEFLEENGISLNAEIKKRALGFEKEGAAVVYLSIGGEPKCFFVITDKIKSSSGDAIKNILKLKKRVIMLSGDSEEAVNFIASQVGIPKENAHFRMKPEDKLEFIQNLKKKDGGGIAAFVGDGLNDMPAMEEADISILSPSHYNVPFTRPNVVLLNGDLRSIVLLLKLSSVTRRIIKENLLFSFIYNSAAIPLAVLGILNPLSAAISMMVSSIFITFNSLKIKLRRVEPSAAKRTDADTESGIAVYGNALIK; from the coding sequence ATGTTTGATTTTATAAATAAAATAAAAGATAAAGCAAAGCCTTCGCACTGCGATTTTTGCGGGGCTAAAATCGTTAAACGACCTGTAACGGCAGAGGTTAAAACACCCCCCTATATGTTAAACTTCTGCTGTTACGGTTGTAAAATAGGCTATCTGACCCTCGGAAAAAGCGAAAGTTCTATATCTAATCTTATTATAAACGACCTTGCGTTACCGGGTCAGATGCCTGTTTTTCAAAAAGAAAGGGAACGCCAAACGCAAATCCGGCGCGGGCAGCCCGCCGGTTCCGCGGAGCCGACCACTGCTTACACCGTTACCCGCGGCAAAAATGACGAAAGGCAGATTAGCTTTGGAATTAAGGGAATAACATGTTCGTCGTGTATTCCCGTTATAGAAAAAGCATTAGAACTGCAGGATAATATAGAAAGCGCAAAAATCAACCCCGTCACCCATTCCGTTACGCTTAACACGGGACAAGGCGGCGCCGATTTAAAAGCCGTTAAAAATATTTTAAAGAAATTAGGGTATGGGGTATCGGAATATGACAACAGCTATGACAACCTTAAGGAAGAATCATATTCCCTTCTTGCCCGTTTTGCTTTCGGGGTTTTTATGTCCATGAATATAATGGTTTTTTCATTGCTGCTGTATTCAGATTATTTTTTAAGGCTTAAAAACGAAATTATTAATTACAGCCATATTATATTGTGGACGTTTACAACCGCGATAGTCCTTGTCGTAGGCTATCCCATATTTAAAAGCGCCTATAAGAAACTTATCGCTTTAGCGTATAACTCGGATACCCTGATTTCCATGGGGGTTCTTTCCGCTTATATTTACAGCTCTTTTATTACCTTCGGGCTTTATAAAAAATCTTCGGGAGTTTTTTTCGATACGGCGGCAATGATATTGATTTTAATCACCTTTGGAAAATTTCTTGAGGCATCGGCAAAGAAATCGTCCGTGTCGGGACTTCATAATTTGATTAATTTAAGGCCGGATTTTGCGACAATTCTTATTGACGGAGAAGAAAAAGAAGTCGATATCGGGAATATAAAAAAAGACGACATTGTATTCGTCAAGCAAGGGGGATTAGTGCCTGCCGACGGCATCCTTATTTCCGAATATGCCGTTATCGATGAATCTATGTATAACGGCGAAACTTTGCCGGTAAATAAAAAAAATAACGAAAATTTAATCAGCGGGTCGATAAATAAAGGAAAAGATATAAAAATAAAGGCTTCGACGGGCGCGTACGGAAGTTACTTATTTAAAATAATAAGATTCGCCGAAAGAGCTTATAATTTGAAAACCGAACCCTTGAGATATGTCGATAACATAGCAAAAATTTTTGTTCCGGCGATAATAGCCGTTGCCGTTTTAACATTTGCAATTTACTATTTTTTAACAAAAAATTTTGACGCATCTTTAGTGAGATTCATATCCGTGCTGGTGGTGGCTTGCCCCTGCGCGTTCGGCCTTGCTGCGCCGCTTGTCATAACTAACGGAATCTCAAGGGCGCAAAAAGACAAGATACTCGTTAACGGGGCCGAAACCCTTGAACTATTTACAAATGCTGATACATTTATTTTTGATAAAACAGGGACATTAACCGAAGGATTGCCGGAAATAAAAGAGATTGTCCCGTTAAATTCGACTAAAGGCAAAATTACAGGCTTAATTCAGGTTGCATCTTTAATCGAAAGAAATATCGACGACAGGATAGCCGAGGCTTTTAAGCGAAAAGCCGAAAATGCCGAAAAGATAGACGCGGATGATATTAGCGGGATAAAATTTAAAATCGGTTACGGCGTTAGCGCAAAATATTTAAACGATGAGGTATTACTGGGGAATCCCGAATTTCTGGAAGAAAACGGCATATCCTTGAACGCGGAAATCAAAAAAAGGGCTTTAGGATTTGAAAAAGAAGGGGCGGCGGTAGTTTATCTGAGCATTGGGGGAGAACCGAAATGTTTTTTTGTTATAACGGATAAAATAAAGAGCAGTTCCGGTGACGCGATAAAAAATATTTTAAAGCTTAAAAAGAGGGTTATAATGTTAAGCGGAGACAGCGAAGAGGCGGTGAATTTTATAGCCTCTCAAGTCGGGATTCCAAAGGAAAACGCGCATTTTAGAATGAAGCCGGAGGACAAGCTCGAATTTATTCAAAATTTAAAGAAAAAGGACGGGGGCGGCATAGCAGCATTTGTCGGCGACGGTTTAAACGATATGCCGGCAATGGAAGAAGCCGATATTTCCATTTTATCGCCGTCCCATTATAATGTCCCGTTTACCCGGCCGAATGTGGTTCTGTTAAACGGGGACCTAAGATCTATCGTCCTTTTGTTGAAATTATCATCCGTTACAAGAAGGATTATTAAAGAAAACCTGCTATTTTCTTTTATTTATAATTCCGCCGCAATACCGCTCGCCGTTCTCGGTATTTTAAACCCGTTAAGCGCGGCAATTTCTATGATGGTTTCCTCTATTTTTATAACCTTTAATTCTCTAAAGATAAAACTGCGCAGAGTTGAACCTTCCGCCGCTAAAAGGACTGATGCGGATACCGAAAGCGGTATTGCAGTGTATGGAAATGCTTTGATAAAATGA
- the polA gene encoding DNA polymerase I gives MSRNFKRIMENSLPQKKTEKKSRPKAKEILNIKADLFLIDSSSYFYRAYYALPSLTNSKGIPTGAALGYTRMLMKLIKEANIRYGACLFDSHESLRKESYEEYKANRKGMPEDLLSQVDYLTDISYLLGFSTFRLKGYEADDLIAYIVNNFSKKLSIPTCIVSSDKDLKQLLSDQVFIYDALKNKIITARGFEEEYGIKPDEYLYVLALMGDASDNIPGIKGIGEKTAFSLIKTYNNLDGIYENIGGIKQQKLKDLLINHKEEAYKSLELASFYKDIDIEGACFTPELKEPADKSLETCAGKSFYALGDFAMRQKDNNGLYDVFKKLEFNSLLKELEAGMSGGDGSSGNYYRDNINDTNIKDNKILCHSEGSRNPVYKILSIYIDFNDKNKDLPDFNFEGDNGGDLIHLFSKETGTEIINLKDLAARPQVLNLLKDDSIYKTGYDLTGIKRFLGKSGIELNNLFFDIKIASYLLNPIRHSHSFTDIKKEFENESRGLNGIDLMPPEDSNVQIEAADEAFSVYILYKIFEAGIEKDADLKYLFYNVDMPLSMVLSDMEDVGIMVDKDKLMSLSVELDIESKRLAGILHKIAGKEFNVNSPKQLSEIMFNEMKFNRVKKNSTDIEVLSTLKSGFEFLLQKSEDGTIRQYLEFIDGLISYRNKVKLKTSFTDVLLKEIDKDGRVHTSFSQITTSTGRLASQSPNLQNIPAAGVEGTKIRQSFIAKNGCLLLSADYSQIDLRVMASISGDKALVESFQNNEDIHAKTASEIFKVNPEGVDPAMRRKAKVINFGIIYGMSPFGLSKELGISADEAKLYIDLYFKNHPAIKDYMDITVEEAKSNGFVRTAFGRKCYVENINSKIKNLASFSERAAINAPIQGTAADIIKVAMVNIYKKLQSSPELKSGAKMILQVHDELIFEVKESLVNELKDIVTVLMTDKNLLVNVPLVINIGAGKNWAEAH, from the coding sequence TTTCGATTCCCACGAAAGTTTAAGAAAGGAATCTTACGAAGAATATAAAGCCAACAGAAAGGGGATGCCCGAAGACTTGCTGTCGCAGGTCGATTATTTAACGGATATTTCTTATTTATTGGGGTTTAGCACATTCAGGCTTAAAGGATACGAAGCGGATGATTTAATTGCTTATATCGTAAACAATTTTTCAAAAAAATTATCTATACCTACCTGTATTGTAAGCAGCGATAAAGATTTGAAACAGCTGTTATCGGATCAGGTTTTTATATACGACGCCCTTAAAAATAAAATTATTACGGCGCGGGGTTTTGAGGAAGAATACGGAATAAAGCCGGACGAATACCTTTATGTTCTTGCATTAATGGGGGACGCCTCCGATAATATTCCGGGGATCAAAGGTATCGGTGAAAAGACGGCGTTTAGTTTAATAAAGACCTATAATAACTTGGACGGCATTTACGAAAATATAGGCGGGATTAAACAGCAAAAGCTCAAGGATTTGCTTATAAATCATAAAGAAGAAGCGTATAAGAGTCTGGAGCTTGCCTCATTTTACAAAGACATCGATATTGAGGGGGCATGTTTTACACCTGAACTAAAAGAACCTGCCGATAAAAGCTTGGAAACTTGCGCAGGGAAGAGTTTTTATGCATTAGGCGATTTTGCAATGAGGCAAAAAGACAATAACGGACTTTACGATGTTTTTAAAAAATTGGAATTTAACTCCCTATTAAAGGAGCTGGAAGCGGGCATGAGCGGCGGGGACGGTTCTTCAGGCAATTATTACCGTGACAACATTAACGATACTAATATTAAAGATAACAAAATTCTTTGTCATTCCGAAGGAAGCAGGAATCCAGTATATAAAATTCTATCAATTTATATAGACTTTAACGATAAAAACAAAGATTTGCCGGATTTTAACTTTGAAGGCGATAATGGCGGGGATTTAATACACTTATTTTCAAAAGAAACGGGAACCGAAATTATCAATCTAAAAGACCTTGCCGCCCGCCCGCAAGTATTAAATTTATTAAAGGACGATTCCATTTATAAAACGGGTTACGACCTTACGGGCATTAAAAGGTTTCTGGGGAAAAGCGGCATTGAATTAAATAATTTGTTTTTTGACATAAAAATAGCGTCCTACCTTTTAAATCCGATAAGACATTCCCATAGTTTTACAGATATAAAAAAAGAATTCGAAAATGAGTCAAGAGGTTTAAACGGCATAGACTTAATGCCGCCAGAGGATTCAAATGTTCAAATAGAAGCCGCGGACGAAGCCTTTTCGGTTTACATCCTGTATAAAATTTTTGAAGCCGGGATTGAAAAAGATGCGGATTTAAAATATCTGTTTTACAATGTCGATATGCCGCTTTCTATGGTTTTGAGCGATATGGAAGATGTAGGGATTATGGTTGACAAAGATAAGCTCATGTCTTTGTCGGTCGAATTAGACATAGAATCAAAGAGGCTTGCAGGCATCCTGCACAAAATAGCGGGAAAAGAATTCAATGTCAATTCGCCCAAACAGCTTAGCGAAATTATGTTCAACGAAATGAAATTTAACAGGGTAAAGAAAAACAGCACCGATATAGAGGTTCTTTCAACATTAAAGTCTGGATTTGAATTTTTATTGCAAAAGAGTGAAGACGGGACAATAAGGCAATATCTGGAATTTATAGACGGCCTTATATCCTACAGAAACAAAGTTAAGCTCAAAACATCTTTTACGGATGTTCTATTAAAGGAAATCGACAAAGATGGCAGGGTTCACACCTCTTTTTCTCAGATTACGACCTCTACGGGCAGGCTTGCAAGCCAGAGCCCGAACCTTCAAAATATTCCGGCCGCGGGTGTTGAGGGGACTAAAATAAGGCAGTCATTTATTGCAAAAAACGGTTGTCTTCTTTTGTCGGCGGATTACTCTCAAATCGACTTAAGGGTTATGGCGTCTATTTCGGGAGATAAAGCATTGGTTGAAAGCTTCCAAAACAACGAAGATATTCACGCAAAAACGGCGTCCGAAATATTTAAAGTTAATCCCGAAGGTGTTGACCCTGCTATGAGAAGGAAAGCAAAGGTAATTAATTTTGGAATAATTTACGGTATGAGCCCCTTCGGGCTGTCGAAAGAACTCGGTATTTCTGCCGACGAGGCGAAACTTTACATAGATTTATACTTTAAAAATCACCCCGCCATTAAGGATTATATGGACATAACCGTTGAAGAGGCTAAATCGAACGGGTTTGTCAGGACCGCTTTTGGAAGGAAATGTTATGTGGAAAATATTAATTCCAAAATAAAAAATCTGGCTTCTTTTTCCGAAAGAGCCGCAATAAATGCCCCTATTCAGGGAACAGCCGCCGATATTATAAAGGTTGCCATGGTGAATATTTATAAAAAACTTCAAAGCAGTCCCGAATTAAAAAGCGGTGCAAAAATGATACTTCAGGTCCATGACGAACTTATATTCGAGGTCAAAGAATCTTTAGTGAACGAACTGAAAGATATTGTAACCGTTTTAATGACGGACAAAAACCTTCTGGTAAATGTCCCGTTAGTTATCAATATCGGAGCCGGTAAAAATTGGGCGGAGGCGCATTAA
- a CDS encoding 4Fe-4S binding protein, which produces MAFPLISPFERLGMSGESSNNVETKFWKGFFVPLYIGVYEYMKYNISINFISKVLLVISTLFIIFAPLLNILRINVLKGTIVLFGRYYFINEFYVLWLFLLFILFAFIFVSIVFGRVYCGFVCPQTILSQIFEGLFGFIKKRAGGLSKPAIYAAVLIFMTVLSLFIGFNLIAYFIPPSLVAKHAFLEQNYLTPYIWVIAGFIAFLIIFDMMLLRHKYCIYACPYGFIQFLFNDSRTLRILYRPANNSMCKDCTDCTDSCFMKIDPRKKALQVQCVNCGYCIDSCKERFDSKNKKGKNLFYSFGLDEDKKNKVKNRPFFYKAAIALFLLLASFLIFFFKFSNYHYLNQSIFNINQNYFTRNPKMFGNKYKLIVENGSNETKRLKIKVLSSKLKLHFLTKSKFKIEPHSSLTLYPVLYILKNETKENFKKGPYPLIFQIINSKNTIISEKNTVFFITKIFNNKK; this is translated from the coding sequence TTGGCTTTTCCGCTGATATCCCCTTTCGAAAGATTGGGGATGAGCGGCGAAAGTTCAAATAATGTTGAAACTAAATTTTGGAAAGGGTTTTTTGTTCCTTTATATATAGGAGTATATGAATATATGAAATATAATATAAGTATTAATTTTATAAGCAAAGTTTTATTAGTAATTTCAACGCTTTTTATAATATTTGCACCCTTGCTTAATATATTAAGGATAAATGTTTTAAAAGGGACCATTGTCTTATTCGGCAGGTATTATTTTATAAACGAATTTTATGTTTTATGGCTTTTTCTTCTTTTTATACTTTTTGCGTTCATATTTGTTTCGATAGTTTTTGGAAGGGTATACTGCGGCTTTGTTTGTCCGCAGACAATACTTTCTCAAATATTCGAGGGACTCTTTGGTTTTATTAAAAAAAGGGCAGGCGGACTCTCAAAGCCTGCAATATACGCGGCAGTTTTAATTTTTATGACCGTATTATCCCTGTTTATCGGGTTTAATTTGATTGCTTATTTTATCCCGCCGTCTTTGGTTGCGAAGCACGCATTTCTGGAACAAAACTATTTAACGCCTTATATCTGGGTAATTGCAGGGTTTATCGCTTTTCTAATTATATTCGATATGATGCTGCTCAGGCATAAATACTGTATCTATGCCTGTCCGTACGGATTTATACAATTTTTGTTTAACGATTCCAGAACATTAAGGATTTTATACAGGCCCGCAAATAACAGCATGTGCAAAGACTGTACTGATTGTACGGATTCCTGCTTTATGAAAATAGATCCGCGTAAAAAAGCCCTTCAGGTCCAATGCGTAAATTGCGGTTATTGCATAGATTCCTGCAAAGAAAGATTCGATTCTAAAAACAAAAAAGGGAAGAACCTGTTTTATTCGTTTGGACTTGATGAAGATAAAAAAAATAAAGTTAAAAACAGGCCGTTTTTTTATAAGGCAGCGATAGCTTTATTTTTATTATTGGCGTCTTTTTTAATATTTTTCTTTAAGTTTTCCAATTATCACTATTTGAATCAATCCATTTTTAATATAAATCAAAATTATTTTACCCGTAATCCTAAAATGTTCGGAAACAAATATAAACTGATAGTGGAAAACGGGTCGAATGAAACGAAGCGGCTAAAAATAAAAGTGTTAAGTTCAAAGTTAAAATTGCATTTTCTAACGAAGAGCAAATTTAAAATCGAACCGCATAGCAGTTTAACCCTGTATCCCGTTCTTTATATTCTTAAGAATGAAACAAAAGAAAATTTTAAAAAAGGGCCTTATCCTTTGATATTTCAAATTATAAACTCTAAAAATACTATTATTTCGGAGAAAAATACGGTTTTTTTTATAACAAAAATATTTAATAATAAGAAATAA
- a CDS encoding 4Fe-4S binding protein, producing the protein MKNKKDSKITGLLIFRRFTQFLIIFLLFLTPVLGFIRFDKKNDSIWLLHHEIFLNSVSVYEVTLFISFLVITGYLIYLLFGRVWCGFFCPQLTIYEFRDYAINKIKRIFNGERRGFPEKIVTGLFIAAFSAILTYSVSSYFINFNNFGSFNFENLLYPLLIVFPLFIIDLTALRPKMCDYCLYGYTQSSLSDENSIGISYKPSGTVCKTCSDCKDVCPQGFDPRNTHFRTCFNCAKCVDACPEKFIKFGFRGKNNRLSFLNYKAGFLVIVMAALGFLMYLAPLRAGKIRFTAANYNLYHYWNYNSSKLKGYFLNKFIINATNFTNKKIKVKPEANNPVLSKHQFLKGGKQFAVLNPHEKERLIFYVGVKRGALSPGVHDFKLSLVSPENGKPYETNIVSIYVPRKA; encoded by the coding sequence ATGAAAAATAAAAAGGATTCTAAAATTACCGGACTTTTGATTTTTAGGAGGTTTACACAGTTTTTAATAATATTTTTACTATTTTTAACTCCCGTTTTGGGATTTATAAGGTTTGACAAAAAAAATGATTCTATATGGCTTTTGCATCATGAAATATTTTTAAATTCCGTTTCGGTTTATGAAGTTACGCTGTTTATCTCATTTTTAGTCATTACGGGATATTTGATATATCTGTTGTTCGGCAGGGTCTGGTGCGGCTTCTTTTGCCCGCAGCTTACTATTTATGAATTCAGGGATTACGCGATAAATAAAATAAAAAGAATTTTTAACGGCGAAAGGCGCGGCTTTCCCGAAAAAATCGTTACCGGCTTATTTATCGCGGCTTTTTCGGCTATTCTGACTTATTCCGTTTCTTCATATTTTATTAATTTTAATAATTTCGGCTCATTTAATTTTGAAAATCTCTTATATCCACTGCTTATCGTGTTTCCTCTATTTATAATCGATTTAACGGCATTAAGGCCTAAGATGTGCGATTATTGCTTATACGGCTACACGCAGTCTTCGCTGTCGGATGAAAATTCAATCGGCATAAGCTATAAACCTTCTGGAACCGTTTGCAAAACCTGTTCGGATTGCAAAGATGTCTGTCCGCAGGGTTTTGACCCGAGAAATACCCATTTCAGAACCTGCTTTAACTGTGCGAAATGTGTTGATGCATGCCCCGAAAAATTTATTAAGTTCGGTTTTAGAGGGAAAAACAACAGGCTGTCCTTTCTGAATTATAAAGCAGGCTTTCTCGTAATTGTTATGGCTGCTTTAGGTTTTTTAATGTATCTGGCGCCCCTCAGGGCAGGCAAAATCAGGTTTACGGCGGCAAATTACAATCTTTATCATTACTGGAACTATAATTCCTCAAAGTTAAAGGGATATTTTTTGAATAAGTTTATAATAAACGCAACAAATTTCACGAATAAAAAAATTAAGGTAAAACCTGAAGCAAACAATCCCGTTCTTTCGAAGCATCAATTTTTAAAAGGAGGAAAGCAGTTTGCCGTATTAAACCCGCATGAAAAAGAAAGGCTTATTTTTTATGTAGGAGTAAAAAGGGGCGCGTTAAGTCCGGGCGTTCACGATTTTAAGCTTTCTTTGGTATCGCCGGAAAACGGAAAGCCTTACGAAACAAATATCGTTTCGATTTATGTGCCGCGCAAGGCGTAA
- a CDS encoding cytochrome oxidase yields MEESLDSYVDKGLVKGYLFSAVIWLCVATTVGFLLSVKFWWPSFLSNISYLSFPRLQMVHVNGVAFAWLVTAFFGISYYYVPRLTRQKLFGVKLAWFNLYLWNAIIVAAVIELLLGDNKGLPYAEIPIWINYIIVVAVVIYAVNIFGTIFTRQENQLYVSLWYLMGGIIWTALNYIIGNWIPYYWAAGTEGAMLNGFYFHNVVGMTVTPLGLAIAYYVLPIGADKPIYSHRLSIIGFFTLAFIYPFTGAHHYIYSPIPTWVQTIAIVTSVLLIIPVWVVITNFFGTMKGKWTKLTESLPVKFVILGMVFYLLTCFQGPMQSLRSMQKIIHFTDWVVGHAHMALYGAFSLFCFAAIYLMWPIVSGKEMDKKLGNWHFWLGFVGFSIMAMVLWAAGLIQGILWIAQVPFLNTVWDIQPYWVIRTVAGAMMVFSFYIMLYNMWKTNKKAAA; encoded by the coding sequence ATGGAAGAGTCGCTGGATAGTTATGTTGACAAAGGACTTGTCAAGGGTTATTTGTTTTCCGCGGTAATCTGGTTGTGCGTTGCCACAACCGTCGGATTTTTACTTTCCGTTAAATTTTGGTGGCCGTCGTTTTTAAGCAATATTTCATATCTTTCATTTCCAAGGCTTCAGATGGTTCATGTTAACGGGGTTGCTTTTGCATGGCTTGTTACCGCTTTTTTTGGTATTTCTTATTATTATGTGCCGAGGCTCACAAGGCAGAAGCTTTTCGGCGTTAAACTGGCATGGTTTAATTTATACTTATGGAACGCAATTATAGTTGCCGCCGTTATCGAGCTTTTACTTGGGGACAACAAAGGGCTTCCTTACGCGGAAATTCCGATTTGGATTAATTATATTATTGTCGTGGCTGTGGTTATATATGCCGTAAACATATTCGGAACTATATTCACGAGGCAGGAAAACCAGCTTTATGTCAGCCTCTGGTATTTAATGGGTGGCATAATTTGGACGGCATTGAATTATATTATAGGCAACTGGATTCCGTACTATTGGGCGGCAGGTACGGAAGGAGCCATGTTGAATGGGTTTTATTTTCATAATGTCGTCGGTATGACCGTAACGCCCTTAGGTCTGGCAATAGCCTACTATGTTCTTCCCATAGGGGCGGACAAACCGATTTATTCCCACAGGTTATCCATAATCGGCTTTTTTACGCTTGCTTTTATATACCCTTTTACGGGCGCCCATCATTATATTTACAGCCCGATTCCCACATGGGTTCAAACGATAGCTATTGTTACAAGCGTGCTTCTTATTATACCCGTTTGGGTTGTCATAACTAATTTTTTCGGAACTATGAAGGGAAAATGGACTAAACTTACGGAAAGCCTTCCCGTTAAATTTGTAATTTTAGGTATGGTATTTTATCTTCTTACTTGTTTCCAGGGACCTATGCAGTCGCTTCGGTCCATGCAAAAAATAATCCATTTTACCGACTGGGTCGTGGGGCATGCCCATATGGCTTTATATGGAGCCTTTTCTTTATTCTGCTTTGCGGCGATATACCTTATGTGGCCGATAGTGTCCGGCAAAGAAATGGATAAAAAATTGGGAAACTGGCATTTCTGGTTAGGGTTTGTCGGGTTTTCCATTATGGCTATGGTTCTATGGGCGGCCGGTTTGATTCAGGGAATCTTATGGATTGCGCAGGTGCCGTTTCTTAATACCGTATGGGATATTCAGCCGTACTGGGTAATCAGGACGGTGGCCGGGGCTATGATGGTGTTTAGCTTCTATATTATGCTTTACAATATGTGGAAGACTAATAAAAAAGCGGCGGCTTAG
- a CDS encoding c-type cytochrome, whose amino-acid sequence MKRSGNIILIAGLGFFLLGFVVVGLIPWIQPKQTTHTIINLKGKPELVHRLTGSAAKGRLVYIHEGCWVCHTQFVRPVSGERQYYGPVAQAGTYNYQLPMLMGKRRIGPDLSDEGGKHTNDWQFAHLYNPNSVSPGTIMPAFSWLFNGGASKPTKRAVELVAYLQTLGTDVAEGTGYKSYWQYKAAQVSAVSAVVSNTPEAVQEGMKIYNANCQGCHGIKGGGNGPAAASLKPAPWNFTSGKWIQKYGTADKDIYNRIAQGVPHTSMPEWATTLKPNQIWEVLYYIKTFSQKKTA is encoded by the coding sequence ATGAAAAGGAGTGGTAATATTATACTAATTGCCGGCTTAGGATTCTTTCTTTTAGGATTTGTCGTAGTCGGCCTTATACCGTGGATTCAGCCAAAACAGACAACCCATACCATAATAAATTTAAAAGGGAAACCCGAACTTGTCCACCGTTTAACCGGCTCAGCCGCTAAAGGAAGATTGGTTTATATTCACGAGGGATGCTGGGTGTGCCATACGCAATTTGTCAGGCCCGTTTCGGGAGAAAGACAGTATTATGGCCCTGTCGCGCAGGCGGGAACTTATAATTATCAATTGCCTATGCTTATGGGTAAAAGAAGAATCGGACCAGATTTATCGGACGAGGGAGGAAAGCACACAAACGACTGGCAGTTTGCCCATTTATACAATCCCAATTCAGTTTCTCCCGGGACAATAATGCCGGCTTTTAGCTGGTTATTTAACGGCGGCGCTTCTAAGCCCACAAAAAGGGCGGTTGAACTTGTCGCATATCTTCAAACTTTAGGCACCGATGTTGCCGAGGGAACAGGATATAAGAGCTACTGGCAATATAAAGCCGCTCAGGTCAGCGCTGTTTCGGCCGTAGTTTCCAATACGCCGGAGGCCGTGCAAGAAGGCATGAAGATTTATAACGCAAACTGCCAGGGTTGCCACGGAATAAAAGGCGGCGGAAACGGCCCCGCGGCCGCAAGTTTAAAACCTGCGCCGTGGAATTTTACATCTGGTAAGTGGATACAAAAATACGGCACGGCGGATAAGGATATTTATAATCGTATAGCCCAGGGGGTTCCGCATACATCGATGCCTGAATGGGCTACAACCTTAAAACCGAACCAGATATGGGAAGTTTTATATTACATCAAGACTTTTTCGCAGAAAAAAACCGCGTAA
- the ccoS gene encoding cbb3-type cytochrome oxidase assembly protein CcoS has product MFFYLLLILMSLFMGLGFFFLLYWGIKTGQFKNSEDIARRMLKNEEESAKLKQ; this is encoded by the coding sequence ATGTTTTTTTATCTTTTACTTATTCTTATGAGCTTATTTATGGGTCTTGGTTTTTTCTTCCTTCTTTATTGGGGAATAAAAACTGGACAGTTTAAAAATTCCGAAGATATAGCCAGAAGAATGCTTAAAAACGAGGAAGAAAGCGCCAAACTTAAACAGTAA